Proteins encoded within one genomic window of Anopheles gambiae chromosome 3, idAnoGambNW_F1_1, whole genome shotgun sequence:
- the LOC1268770 gene encoding dnaJ-like protein 60, with protein MFKVSHSNAVYKVLQAQVRYTHRTHYNVLKLQPNCSARDVRTAFIQLSKELHPDANVSNQAKYDKKSFVELLEAYKVLSKPESRAAYDYELSLSKNPGNQVFHRPWAANTMHYSNEEQPYYGIKGVKKVSNWTIVLCCGIFMLVGIVLQAVAINKSFTFQRDQLDEYSRQNAITHAEVREEAEKYGNKAQIERMKAKLNKEGMW; from the exons GTATACACATCGAACGCACTACAATGTGTTAAAGCTACAACCGAACTGCTCAGCGAGGGACGTTCGAACAGCTTTCATTCAGCTTTCGAAAGAA CTACATCCTGATGCGAATGTAAGCAACCAGGCAAAATATGACAAAAAATCGTTTGTGGAGCTTCTGGAAGCGTACAAAGTTCTCAGCAAACCGGAAAGCAGAGCAGCTTATGATTACGAACTATCGCTTAGCAAGAATCCCGGCAATCAGGTGTTCCATAG ACCATGGGCGGCGAATACGATGCATTATAGCAATGAGGAACAGCCCTACTACGGAATAAAGGGGGTGAAAAAGGTCAGCAATTGGACGATTGTGTTATGCTGCGGAATTTTCATGCTGGTCGGCATCGTGCTGCAGGCTGTTGCAATCAA cAAATCGTTCACTTTTCAACGAGATCAGCTCGATGAATACTCAAGACAGAATGCGATCACTCATGCTGAAGTTCGCGAGGAGGCGGAAAAATATGGAAACAAAGCACAGATAGAGCGCATGAAAGCAAAGCTGAACAAGGAAGGAATGTGGTAG